A stretch of DNA from Ranitomeya variabilis isolate aRanVar5 chromosome 1, aRanVar5.hap1, whole genome shotgun sequence:
tattttgtgtgacatatctctctgatttaagggcatacaaattcaaagtttgaaaattgcaaaattttaattttttttgccatatttccgtttttttcataaataatcgcaagtaatatcgaagaaatgttaccactaacatgaagtacaatatgtcacgaaaaaacattctcagaatcagcgggatccgttaaagcgttccagtgttataacctcataaagtgacagtggtcagaattgtaaaaattggctcggtcattaagtaccaaattggctctgtcccattaccaaggagcgtgtctcctagactcgtactgcccatacactaagtgtattggctgactaaggctactttcacattagcgttttaatctgcagcgtttaatccgcaaacgcaaggacacgaaaaacgcatgaaaacgcgtgtaaacgcagcgtttttaaaacgcttacggttaccgcatgcgtcattaaaacgcagcgtttacatgcttttgcttgcgttttctatgcgtttgcgttttttgtgcgcatgtcgcaaaaatttaccagagaaaaattctagatgcaagaaccagccaatgggactacagagggcgtgtattatgtgaaatctatatatagaccctaggacagctgaaatcttcagattttgctcctgtgtcctgtgacaagatggatcttcacatggatagctattacttcaaactggatctgagcatcaagatttttctggcatgtgcgtttgcttgggagcaacaccgaaaccgggaaagacagagaaggacaaggcgtaggcggttttggcaacaccccattgtagaactgcgtgagagccgtggtgcatatcacaccctgtatggcgagctcaatgagaacccagaaaaattcccagaatataccaggatgtcacaagactctttccgggatttgcttgatcgtgtccaaggagccatccggagacaggacacacagctccgtagagccattccaccagcggaacgtctcctggttaccttaaggtacgtaataattctaaacaaaagctaaccaaaattttttgcaggtctgatgtttttttgcctgttttgtaaattatttattcttactacagatttcttgcaactggagagagcttgtcatcccttcatttccagtaccgccttgggatttccacgctgtccggaattgtttttgaaacctgccgggctttatggaccattctccgtgaggaatttatacccatacccacggaggacatgtggaaagaaattgctgacaaattttggactgtttgtgattttcccaactgtttgggtgcggtggatgggaagcacatccggattaccaaaccagccagaacgggatgacagttcttcaactacaaaaaatatttttcagtagtgcttatggcaatagccgatgcggactgtcgcttcattgctgtggacattggtgcttttggccgtggcaacgattcacagacttttaaaacctctgatatgggccgacgtgtttatggcaaaaattttaatttcccacagccacgaccactcccctacactcaaggcccaccgctgccatttgtaatggttggggatgaggcctttcagatgagtgaaaatctcctgaagccctattcaagtcgggacttgaaccgcacaaaacggatctataactacagaataaccagggcacgcagaacagtagagtgtgcctttgggattatggtgtccaaatggcgcattctagcaactgcaataaatctaaaaatggagacagtggatgaggtagttaaagcctgtgtggttctccacaatttcattctggctaaggagcgacccaccatagaacttgatgaacctgttgcaaaccctttgcctgattaccgtcatcacccgctgcggtcaacagttgaagtaggccacatgcgggaccaatttgcagcgttttttgattctgacattggacgtgtgccatggcaggacaatatggtgtaaaatgtactgctggtttcaggtctgcaaatttatgtttggaatgttaatgttttttcaaataaaataattgtgatttactttcttcaccatgtctcctatctatttccttaacaaaccactttgggtttttgggcttaggttgttgacgtaattgagtcctgtcttggttcaccattagctatttgccgcagactgtatagacgatgtccgttattgtcgcagtatttgtccagtacttaacatcagtatttgtaagccaaaaccaggagcggtagttaaattcttttagtggtgcatatctgtttaatgtacttttcctcacatagttccactccaggtttaggcttacaaatagtgctgtaaaatacagagcgaatactgacagtgtgacggcagcctacaccagagatctatagtcatcaagtcaggtgtctgaactaatgaattcatgatgctatttgctcttgaattcatttttcctgacacttgtccgggtgagtatagatatgccatgtatgacgtacattgttccttcactttgtgtgaaatatatgtatatgtaccaataagataaaatggaggtaatacaatgcatttctaaaatcagcaggtcaggggtcataaataatgtttctgataagacacgacctgttgagtatagttgtgctgtgtattaccaccattttgtcttctttgtgcgaccaaaagtcacggagtaaacagaaagaactgtttttggagaaaatacaagtgttatttttgggggcaacctcatatctctcaaccaaacacacaccaagcttcagtgttctgctaagtaggtactggaggttggaggtggcccccaaaaaagtgtttgacgcataatttgttattggcgcatgctgtgtggtgacggcggcgaaatacacaattaaccaaaccttattggggcaaaacacaggtttattaaacacacacaaaccaaaaacttaactgcgcctgcttggggttgagtgccgatattgtggggtgttgagttgtgaggtctggcttactgtagccgacataggggtggcaggagaaggcgctatgaaactactggggtcaggatattcagggatagggctagacacatgagagggttgagacacactggaagggtgagacaaaccagacattacagacacattgggaggtgaggggggagggatagctatgttttttttttttttttttgcctttccccttccttgttttgcgcgggcacgttgtcgtggtggcagggaacgccagggcagggtccggcaacggcagtctggtggtggtgccaggaaacgccagggcagggtccggcaatggcagtctggtagtggtggtgccaggaaacgccagggcagggtccggcaatggcagtctggtggtggtgccagggaacgccagggcagggtccggcaatggcagtctggtagtggtggtgccaggaaacgccagggcagggtccggcaatggtagtctggtggtggtgccagggaacgccagggcagggtccggcaatggcagtcttgtcgtggtggcagggaacgccagggcagggtccggcaacggcagtctggtggtggtgccagggaacgccagggcagggtccggcggcggcagcatgctggtggcagtggaggaggcccaagcaggagcagcagttgtcatggtggtggcggtgggctgacccactgcactgggcatggtggtggtgctataatacggtccggaagtgtttggaatggaggtggccgtgcagtggtatgcagcagatgtcggcattgatgtaaagcgtgacagtgtgggcactgttggaaatgcccccactgtctgctgaaaataccgactctgctgcatagcctgcacgtaagcagcattgcaggcctgcataacagtaatctggagctcaggactaaggtgttccgacatgccctgttctatctgattaaaaaaatgatgtgctggcctctggaggtcggctttcacttgggcaagggctgtggttacgctctggatacgtgtgctcatatgactaatggcagtatccagtcggtcacccatcgaattgagtccctcatggaagactgagctcaagtgcaaaaactcgggcatgagtgacctgtccgcggccctctgccgctgccgggaggagcccataaaaaattggctagaggcagaggactggggaaggggaacatctgatggaccagcttcctggtctccaggttgtgtggcaggcccacttgctgcagcgctggaggatggctgggacgggtccgtggctgactgatgaaggaccgctccagaacctgggccaacagtggagctccaagtgctgcggaaaaaaaaaaaaatattacaaaacatttacaaaaagataactgaacagttagatacacattcagatagggaaatgtcacactactatttgtagtgaattttacatcagaatttgcaagccaggagttcaacagtaggaataaaagtttcataaaacaacatgctatacttctgcatgcgtcgaccagtccttggggattaaaaaaactgatgtaaactatgaagagacgatggaggcaatacaagccatatctctatacaaggtattggtaagccaaaacctggagaggaactatgtgagggaaagtattcaaagaacacgtaccccactgctgcatctatcaatcactcaaggttttggcttacaaatactgatgggaaatacgaattgacgacagaggacatacaagccacctgtatactcaccaggacaagtgtcaggaaaaatgaattgaggagccattggcatcctgaattcattatttctgacacctaacttgctgagtatagatctgttgtgcaggctgccgtcacactctcagtatttgctcagtatttcaaatcagtattggtaagccaaaacctggagaggaactatgtgagggaaagtattcaaagaacacgtaccccactgctgcatctatcaatcactcaaggttttggattacaaatactgatttgaaataatgacccacaaaaaattgcattatacaccacttttttttttcttttttaaccaatatacttacgttcttcgtgcaaggactggtctcaaaaacgcaaggatgcggtggtacttgtatttgcgtatccttgctgcagaaccacttggaagccggctctcttggcgcaggtccttgttgaagcggtccttcatcgatctccaacgtgttttcacttttgacactgttggcaaaacaaaacataatagttaggacaatggtcttttgaccatggtcacacaactgtatgtgctgtgaaaaagtaatgactttctcacatcatacacagttgtgtgagcatggccaaggtattgactacatcacactgcattgcgatacttaccaaatgcagaacggacccgagccggggcattggcccagccatcccacaacgctgcggccacctcattccaaagcctccggatcgtcacattgttggcgtgcagtggatcccgggtgtcccacaatgcgactcgctcgtgaaccagggagatgaggtgttcattctcaattaggtcctcatcctcctctggaacctaacaacaaaaagtacattaatataggaggcgttcacatacggaagacagaaaacagaatcagaggaatggcatgaatattgaagtaaaaaaaaacactggtgctgaagcaaaagggaaagaaagagagaagtagaaagaaatgaagattcaagaattataaagtgaggatacaatacacattcagccagctatacttacacgatgccgccgtcttgcccggccgtgactacgctgctcctgcccagtctcctgcccagtctcttccgctgtagaagaagtggtctgaaaaagggaaaatatacattgtcatatgtgtagatgtgacagtgaatacttaccaatctgaggaggtgaatactcactttgctgacatgttccccttgtgcaggcccaggcgtttcctcatcagaagaagaagacattctgatgtgtgcagaaagaaaggaatgacagaaattagggcacatagacacagattatagaaaagaaatgcattggataggatatactcacatagttctgaggcttgtttgctgatccaaggggttgtggggcgtctcgtctgcaaggcagtctgatgagtagtgacctgcaactgtccacaccctccctttatcaccttgtatgtgggggtggcttatcagtgtctagacatgtttttctcaattgagacgcatgcgtcggcaaacgcaagcaaacgcatgtactgaaaaacgcatgcgtttacatagactacaatgcgttttttgggcgcaaaccttgcgcaatcagccgcatacgtttccaggcggcaaaatgacgcctctaaaaattactacatgttgcatttccgcgccaagacgcagacggctagacgacgcatgcgtcgtcaaacgcggcaaaacgcgaacatcgataatgttaaagataggaatacacaacgcatgcagatatttgcggaagaaacgctgcggacacaaccgcaaatgtgaaagcggcctaacatttcccaatgggggtaaatttgtttaaaaaaaaaaaataatgacaaaatagtgtttactgttttgagctagggtaacacacagcaaaaaaaagagaatggaagcctcaaaagcacactttgtagcccacagatagatgaggcatgtcacggaactaccacactgtaatttTCTTTGTGTTTTAACCAAGATAATGTATAGACCTACGGTATTAGACAAACCAAAAATTGGAACGTatgcatgaaaaaaaatatatttttagaccacacataaaatGGCCGTCGGATGGAGatagcagactgtttcaatatgtggcctgtattttgaaaAATTTTCAAACCaccaaatactgtatacaccaaggttatcagaccaaaaaatggaatgtgtgtctgaaaagccaagatttgaagaccactgatagaccagacgtgtgactgagataacagactgtttcaatatgtgggatttatttttttaaatttaaaaaaccacaaaatactgtatacaccaagggcagcagtctagcagaccaaaaaatgcaatgtatgcctgcaaagggaGGATTTGGACACAACAGATACACCGtgggtctgacggagataacagtgtgatcaaaatgtgttctttttttggggggggggctcacCAGAATTGTGtccatattttatgggcatcacagACACAAAAATTGgattggctgtagcagcatagaacccattaaccctggtgatctagtggcggaaaaTGATGAAacataatgaatgatcaatcatactgaaacatgcacggtggactggggattggcttccacacaaaacagtggaagaagcagtggtgtcgcctgcaggcagtgttcctggagcctggggttcggcccacaaagatggatgctttgc
This window harbors:
- the LOC143792583 gene encoding uncharacterized protein LOC143792583 gives rise to the protein MKDRFNKDLRQESRLPSGSAARIRKYKYHRILAFLRPVLARRTTWSSTVGPGSGAVLHQSATDPSQPSSSAAASGPATQPGDQEAGPSDVPLPQSSASSQFFMGSSRQRQRAADRSLMPEFLHLSSVFHEGLNSMGDRLDTAISHMSTRIQSVTTALAQVKADLQRPAHHFFNQIEQGMSEHLSPELQITVMQACNAAYVQAMQQSRYFQQTVGAFPTVPTLSRFTSMPTSAAYHCTATSIPNTSGPYYSTTTMPSAVGQPTATTMTTAAPAWASSTATSMLPPPDPALAFPGTTTRLPLPDPALAFPATTTRLPLPDPALAFPGTTTRLPLPDPALAFPGTTTTRLPLPDPALAFPGTTTRLPLPDPALAFPGTTTTRLPLPDPALAFPGTTTRLPLPDPALAFPATTTTCPRKTRKGKGKKKKKKHSYPSPLTSQCVCNVWFVSPFQCVSTLSCV